One Deltaproteobacteria bacterium DNA window includes the following coding sequences:
- the murB gene encoding UDP-N-acetylmuramate dehydrogenase, with amino-acid sequence MELPAPLVETISGRLGVRACPGEPLARHTSFRIGGPAELLVVPETVEELAFVVRAVARSAARVTLLGGGSNVLVGDGGVRGVVVKLGRGFARVDWQEGEGGAQVRAGAAANLGRLARAAATRGLAGLEHAEGIPGTVGGALFMNAGAYGGDVAGAAIAVEGLDAGGEPAVLPREALGFRYRGAALPPRFVVTAVRFALRREDPAAVHRRLEEVRQRRVASQPHGRANAGSIFKNPAGDHAGRLIDVAGLKGARVGRARISERHANFIVNEGGASAEDVKGLMDLAQRVVWERSGIWLEPEVRFVGTW; translated from the coding sequence ATGGAGCTGCCCGCACCGCTCGTCGAGACGATCTCCGGCCGCCTGGGTGTGCGCGCGTGTCCGGGCGAGCCGCTCGCGCGGCACACGTCGTTTCGCATCGGCGGGCCGGCAGAGCTCCTGGTGGTCCCCGAGACCGTGGAGGAGCTCGCCTTCGTGGTGCGCGCGGTTGCCCGCTCGGCGGCGCGTGTCACGCTCCTCGGCGGCGGCTCCAACGTGCTCGTCGGCGACGGCGGCGTGCGCGGCGTGGTCGTGAAGCTCGGCCGCGGGTTCGCGCGCGTCGATTGGCAGGAGGGCGAGGGAGGGGCGCAGGTCCGGGCAGGCGCGGCGGCAAACCTCGGCCGCCTGGCCCGCGCCGCCGCGACGCGCGGCCTTGCCGGCCTCGAGCATGCCGAGGGCATCCCGGGCACCGTCGGCGGTGCCCTCTTCATGAATGCCGGCGCCTACGGGGGCGACGTCGCGGGGGCGGCGATCGCCGTCGAGGGGCTCGACGCCGGCGGCGAGCCGGCCGTGCTGCCGCGCGAGGCGCTCGGGTTCCGCTACCGTGGCGCGGCGCTGCCGCCTCGTTTCGTGGTGACTGCGGTGCGTTTCGCGCTCCGGCGCGAGGACCCGGCAGCGGTCCACCGGCGGCTGGAGGAGGTCCGCCAGCGCCGTGTGGCGAGCCAGCCGCACGGGCGAGCGAACGCGGGCTCGATCTTCAAGAACCCCGCCGGGGACCACGCCGGGCGGCTGATCGACGTCGCGGGTCTGAAGGGCGCCCGGGTGGGGCGGGCGCGCATCTCGGAGCGGCATGCGAATTTCATCGTCAACGAGGGCGGGGCGTCGGCCGAGGACGTGAAGGGGCTGATGGACCTGGCCCAGCGGGTGGTCTGGGAGCGGAGCGGCATATGGCTGGAGCCCGAGGTCCGGTTCGTCGGAACCTGGTGA